The proteins below come from a single Juglans regia cultivar Chandler chromosome 12, Walnut 2.0, whole genome shotgun sequence genomic window:
- the LOC108992408 gene encoding putative leucine-rich repeat receptor-like serine/threonine-protein kinase At2g24130 yields MARFLPSIFPLCFHCIIVTSVLGFIPKLIHSLTLESDIQVLRALKHSFDPNSVSSTSYLNTWDFMGDPCDCAGEQFLGILCSIPLDDSPSRIISIDLDGAGYDGFLTPSIGNLTELTILSLSKNKIRRTIPETISKLRKLTKLSLAANSLVGTIPNEITLLKNLEYLDLSGNKLSGSIPINISGLRSVTHLSLSSNTLTGTIPDLTGLWQLNYLDLGSNQLYGNLPYFPVRLTTLSINHNILTGHISPIKKLKDLIRLDVSANRFSGVISRDILSLPRLVHLNVSNNHFTATELVNFSAEETELQVLDAQNNQFHGYLPANLVKIQNLTTINLAHNQFSGPIPRGYGAKLKRPWRILYLDDNFLSGKLPPEFISHGQSITGSLARNCLRCPTQTPLCRGGQKTISECLRHNNSST; encoded by the coding sequence ATGGCCAGATTCCTGCCTTCCATCTTCCCCCTTTGTTTCCATTGTATCATTGTAACTTCAGTACTAGGTTTTATTCCAAAGCTTATTCATTCATTAACCCTAGAATCTGATATTCAAGTACTTCGCGCCCTGAAGCATTCATTTGATCCCAACTCGGTCTCCTCGACATCATACCTTAATACTTGGGACTTCATGGGAGATCCATGCGACTGTGCAGGTGAACAATTTCTTGGAATTTTATGTAGCATTCCTCTGGATGATTCTCCTAGCAGGATTATATCAATTGATCTCGATGGCGCTGGATATGACGGGTTTCTAACACCATCAATCGGGAACCTGACCGAGCTCACCATTCTCAGCCTTAGTAAGAACAAGATTCGCAGAACAATACCCGAAACCATATCCAAACTTAGAAAGCTCACCAAACTTTCACTGGCAGCCAATTCCCTCGTAGGCACCATTCCTAATGAAATCACTTTGCTCAAGAATCTTGAATATCTAGACCTTTCAGGAAACAAGCTCTCTGGCTCAATTCCAATCAATATATCTGGATTACGAAGCGTGACCCACTTAAGTTTGTCCAGCAACACACTCACAGGCACGATCCCTGACCTAACAGGATTGTGGCAGCTAAACTATCTAGATCTTGGTTCCAATCAGCTCTATGGAAACTTGCCATATTTTCCTGTGAGATTGACAACACTTTCAATAAACCATAATATACTTACAGGCCACATCTCTCCAATTAAGAAGCTCAAAGACCTCATCCGGCTAGATGTAAGTGCTAACAGGTTTTCAGGGGTCATTAGCAGAGACATTCTTTCATTACCTAGGCTGGTTCACCTGAATGTTTCAAATAATCACTTTACTGCAACAGAGTTGGTCAACTTCTCTGCAGAAGAGACGGAACTTCAAGTGCTTGATGCACAAAACAACCAATTCCACGGTTATCTGCCTGCCAATTTGGTTAAAATTCAGAATTTAACCACAATTAATCTGGCACATAATCAATTCTCTGGTCCAATACCAAGAGGATACGGAGCCAAACTAAAGCGACCATGGAGAATCCTGTACTTGGATGACAACTTTTTGTCAGGAAAGCTTCCGCCAGAGTTCATTAGTCATGGACAAAGCATTACAGGCAGCCTTGCCAGAAACTGCCTTAGGTGTCCAACACAGACACCATTATGCCGTGGAGGGCAAAAGACAATTTCAGAATGCCTGAGGCACAATAATAGCAGCACATAA
- the LOC108992495 gene encoding protein YIF1B — MYNNVGTQSGVPIPPTNSQPNPFGNAFYGASSGLIRGGLGAYGEKFLGSSSEYVQSNISRYFSDPQYYFQVNDQYVWNKLKVVLFPFLHRGHWTRITEPVGGRLSYKPPIYDINAPDLYIPFMAFGTYVVLAGFSLGLHGKFSPEALNWLFIKGLLGWFLQVALLKVTLLSLGSGEAPLLDIVAYAGYTFTGMCLAVLGKLVWGYSYYFLMPWTCLCMGIFLVKTMKRVLFAELRSYDSSKHHYLLLFIALAQLPLFIWLGNISVNWLL; from the exons ATGTACAACAATGTGGGGACCCAGTCTGGTGTGCCAATACCACCGACAAATTCTCAGCCTAATCCATTTGGAAATGCATTTTATGGAGCCAGTTCGGGGCTTATCAGAGGGGGATTGGGTGCATATGGGGAAAAATTTTTAGGATCGAGCTCTGAATATGTGCAAAGCAAC ATAAGCAGGTATTTCTCAGATCCCCAATACTATTTCCAAGTGAATGACCAATATGTATGGAACAAGTTGAAGGTTGTCCTGTTTCCATTCCTGCATAGG gGCCATTGGACACGGATAACTGAGCCAGTAGGGGGCAGACTCTCTTATAAACCTCCAATTTATGATATAAATGCACCGGACCTGTACATTCCATTTATGGCATTTGGTACTTATGTTGTTCTTGCTGGGTTCTCATTGGGTCTTCATGGGAA GTTTAGCCCAGAAGCTCTGAACTGGTTGTTTATCAAGGGATTGTTGGGGTGGTTTCTGCAAGTCGCACTTCTGAAGGTGACATTGCTTTCATTGGGTAGTGGAGAGGCACCCCTGCTTGATATTGTGGCTTATGCAGGTTATACTTTCACAGGGATGTGTTTGGCTGTCCTTGGGAAGTTGGTGTGGGGATACTCATACTATTTTTTGATGCCTTGGACCTGCCTATGCATGGGTATTTTCTTGGTAAAAACAATGAAGCGAGTGCTCTTTGCGGAGTTGAGGAGTTATGATTCGAGCAAGCACCATTATCTCTTGCTCTTTATTGCTCTGGCTCAACTCCCACTTTTCATCTGGCTTGGCAATATTAGTGTTAATTGGCTTTTGTAA